A region of Ferruginibacter albus DNA encodes the following proteins:
- a CDS encoding ATP-grasp domain-containing protein — MRQLIKKITNWEAWPFKLLYAPISLFWLWYILRSRAVWFFTPSNPKLTFGGMEGEPKKEMYDLLPKEFYPATFNALPSDDFSVIKERLNFHGIIYPLIVKPEIGGQGILFRKLDTEDELRKYHTKVPVEYIVQQMVNYPMEVSVFYIRHPEQKNGMITGFLHKVPLQVVGDGKHTLEELVLQHPKGSKRIGEMHSKHKLSWNKILLPGEKYMLSYAANHNRGAHFINLKEYIDEKLLVHFDEMSNSINDFFYGRYDIMCNSIEDLKAGKNFAILEFNGCGAEPNHFYDTGYTLIGAYKEILKHWKALYNISKYNRKQGIRPWKFFKGAAFLRSSKKYMAFIKAADKTIE, encoded by the coding sequence ATGAGACAATTAATTAAAAAGATAACGAACTGGGAAGCTTGGCCATTTAAGCTATTGTATGCGCCTATATCTTTATTTTGGCTATGGTATATTTTAAGGTCAAGAGCTGTTTGGTTTTTTACACCTAGCAATCCTAAGCTAACCTTTGGCGGTATGGAAGGAGAGCCCAAAAAAGAAATGTATGATCTGCTACCGAAAGAATTTTATCCTGCTACATTTAATGCATTGCCCTCCGACGATTTTTCTGTTATTAAAGAAAGATTAAATTTTCATGGCATTATTTACCCTTTAATTGTAAAACCCGAAATTGGAGGACAAGGAATTTTGTTCAGGAAATTGGATACTGAAGACGAATTAAGAAAATATCATACTAAAGTCCCTGTTGAATATATAGTGCAGCAAATGGTGAATTATCCAATGGAAGTAAGTGTATTTTATATCCGTCATCCTGAACAAAAGAACGGCATGATTACCGGTTTTCTGCACAAGGTTCCTTTGCAGGTTGTGGGCGATGGTAAACATACTTTGGAAGAACTGGTGTTGCAACATCCCAAAGGGAGCAAACGTATAGGAGAAATGCACAGTAAACATAAATTAAGCTGGAATAAAATATTACTCCCCGGAGAAAAGTATATGTTGAGTTATGCAGCTAATCACAATAGGGGAGCGCATTTTATTAATTTAAAAGAATATATAGATGAAAAGCTGTTGGTTCATTTTGATGAGATGAGCAATAGTATAAATGATTTTTTTTATGGCAGGTATGATATCATGTGTAATAGCATTGAAGACTTAAAAGCGGGTAAGAATTTTGCGATTCTTGAATTTAATGGTTGCGGTGCAGAACCTAATCATTTCTATGATACGGGCTACACATTGATCGGCGCTTATAAAGAAATCTTAAAACATTGGAAAGCTTTATACAATATCAGTAAATACAATCGAAAGCAAGGTATCCGGCCATGGAAGTTTTTTAAAGGAGCTGCATTTCTTCGCAGTTCAAAAAAATATATGGCTTTTATAAAAGCGGCTGATAAAACTATTGAATAG
- a CDS encoding LysE family translocator: MFRIFLWGLIISFLGTLPLGTLNVAAMQIGLQESIIHALFFSLGCLLIEVLYVRISLVGIDWIRKQKRLMQIMEWATLFIIVALAIGSFVAAAKHGGNAKNVLLQNNMNRFLLGMLMCAINPVQIPFWFGWSTVLFTKGVLQPVKAQYNFYIIGIGIGTFAGNCVFIFGGHWIVSKIANSEQYLNWVIGGIFTITAILQLVKILRHKDSVYQFTHENETINKLQ; the protein is encoded by the coding sequence ATGTTTCGCATATTTCTTTGGGGATTGATCATCAGTTTTTTGGGAACATTGCCATTAGGGACTTTAAATGTGGCGGCCATGCAGATCGGTTTGCAGGAAAGCATTATACATGCTTTGTTTTTTTCACTGGGATGTTTACTGATAGAAGTTTTGTATGTACGCATTTCATTAGTAGGTATCGATTGGATACGTAAGCAAAAACGTTTAATGCAAATAATGGAATGGGCAACGCTTTTTATTATTGTAGCCTTAGCCATAGGAAGTTTTGTTGCTGCTGCAAAACACGGAGGCAATGCAAAAAATGTTTTACTCCAAAACAATATGAATCGTTTTTTGTTGGGGATGCTCATGTGTGCAATTAATCCCGTGCAAATTCCTTTTTGGTTTGGGTGGAGTACAGTGCTTTTTACAAAAGGAGTGTTACAACCTGTAAAAGCACAATATAATTTTTATATTATCGGAATTGGTATAGGAACGTTCGCAGGTAATTGTGTATTTATTTTTGGTGGACACTGGATAGTAAGTAAAATAGCTAACAGCGAGCAATATTTAAACTGGGTCATTGGCGGCATATTTACTATTACGGCTATTTTGCAGTTAGTAAAAATACTAAGACATAAAGACTCCGTATATCAATTCACACATGAAAATGAAACAATTAACAAGCTCCAATAA
- a CDS encoding DinB family protein produces MALKDGLLAEIKHEAASTKKILEKVPVEHLSWKPHEKSMTLGRLASHVAEIPRWVSNIIRADEYNFQTQPMKRNDAQSKEELLTLFEETLNKAVADIEAVDNEELFKTWTVKNGEHTVFQLAKIGSLRGWAYNHLYHHRGQLSVYLRLLDIPVPGMYGPSADESMV; encoded by the coding sequence ATGGCATTAAAAGACGGGTTGCTTGCTGAGATAAAACATGAAGCAGCATCAACCAAAAAGATCCTCGAAAAAGTTCCTGTTGAACACCTGAGCTGGAAACCTCACGAAAAATCAATGACCCTCGGAAGGCTCGCATCGCATGTAGCGGAGATCCCTCGTTGGGTTTCAAATATCATTCGTGCGGATGAATATAATTTTCAAACGCAGCCGATGAAAAGAAATGATGCGCAATCGAAAGAAGAGTTACTGACTCTTTTTGAAGAAACGTTAAATAAGGCCGTTGCTGACATTGAAGCTGTTGACAATGAGGAGTTATTTAAAACATGGACAGTTAAAAACGGTGAACACACTGTTTTTCAACTAGCTAAGATCGGATCTTTAAGAGGATGGGCGTATAATCATTTGTATCATCATCGCGGACAGCTTTCGGTGTATTTGCGTTTATTGGATATCCCTGTTCCGGGAATGTATGGTCCAAGCGCTGATGAATCTATGGTTTAA
- a CDS encoding RDD family protein, giving the protein MKPTFPMLIDRVQSMVIDFIIIVVLMYGLSQVLGKLDNVSPQWIHIVLFFTIWFLYEPFFVWLGCTPGQYVKKLRVRKETDINHHINFIQSLMRYVIKMLLGWVSFFTIDQNQEKRAIHDFVSESVMIKL; this is encoded by the coding sequence ATGAAACCAACCTTCCCCATGCTCATAGACAGAGTTCAGTCTATGGTAATTGACTTTATTATTATTGTGGTGTTGATGTACGGGCTTTCTCAAGTATTAGGTAAACTTGACAACGTTTCTCCTCAATGGATCCATATTGTATTGTTTTTTACAATATGGTTTCTCTACGAGCCATTCTTTGTATGGCTGGGTTGTACGCCGGGGCAGTACGTTAAAAAGTTGCGTGTACGTAAAGAAACCGATATTAATCATCACATTAATTTTATCCAGTCGCTGATGCGTTATGTTATTAAGATGCTTTTGGGCTGGGTGTCTTTTTTCACCATTGATCAAAACCAGGAGAAAAGAGCCATTCACGATTTTGTTTCTGAAAGCGTAATGATCAAGCTGTAA
- a CDS encoding tetratricopeptide repeat-containing sensor histidine kinase, translated as MKKIAVLIIFSLSVLLCNAQVDSIKLASATHAFNSGDYESALSGFKDCLTQALQNNDQKKAVKIYFNIAKTYDMLGKVVQALENYQLSEKLATEINEQLPKAKALNNIGALYREQKNLAQALLYNNKAEAIALVLKDSLTIADCANNKGIIFEMEKKFDSAINSYKTALTIYRQINDSQHVSIALNNLGVLYKQMGKYNEAIDSYKQALEIAEASEDKYVIAANNVNIGSALNEIKNYPEGLSYNNKGFEIAKEIQALDILTAASLNIANEYAGLKDFSKAYEWQQKYTTYNDSFINIERNKQIAEAETKYQAAQKEKLINEQQFQLTKKNYWLLGSAGAILLICLLGYTNYKRYKLRQETKLQETLITQQQLSTQAVLEAEENERKRIANELHDGVGQMMSAAKMNLSAFESNIQFKDEKQKQVLEKIITLVDDSCKEVRTVSHQMMPNALLKKGLSSAIREFIDKIDNQILKIDLYSEGLNERIDANTEAVLYRVVQECVNNVIKHSGANRLDISLVKDPDGISITVEDNGKGFNTNEYEQNGGMGLKNMRTRIEYLKGTIEFNSEPGKGMLVAIHVPA; from the coding sequence GTGAAGAAGATTGCGGTTTTAATAATTTTTTCTTTGTCGGTTTTATTGTGCAATGCACAGGTGGATTCAATAAAACTTGCAAGTGCTACACACGCCTTTAATTCGGGAGATTACGAAAGCGCATTGTCAGGATTTAAAGATTGCCTTACACAGGCATTGCAAAATAATGATCAGAAAAAAGCAGTAAAGATCTACTTTAATATCGCGAAGACATATGACATGTTGGGTAAAGTAGTACAGGCGTTGGAGAACTATCAACTGTCGGAAAAATTAGCAACAGAAATTAATGAACAATTACCCAAAGCCAAAGCGTTAAATAATATAGGAGCATTGTACCGGGAACAGAAAAACCTAGCTCAGGCATTACTGTATAACAATAAGGCAGAAGCTATTGCTTTAGTATTGAAAGATTCTTTAACCATTGCAGATTGTGCTAATAATAAAGGGATCATTTTTGAAATGGAGAAAAAATTTGATTCAGCTATTAACAGTTATAAAACAGCATTAACTATTTACAGGCAAATAAACGATAGCCAGCATGTTTCCATCGCATTGAATAATTTGGGAGTATTGTACAAGCAAATGGGCAAGTACAACGAAGCAATAGACAGCTACAAGCAGGCGTTAGAGATTGCAGAAGCATCAGAAGATAAATATGTAATCGCTGCTAACAATGTAAATATCGGCAGCGCTTTAAATGAAATTAAAAATTATCCGGAAGGCTTATCGTATAATAACAAGGGATTTGAGATCGCAAAAGAAATACAAGCGTTAGATATTTTAACGGCAGCATCATTAAATATTGCCAATGAATATGCCGGATTAAAAGATTTTTCAAAAGCCTACGAATGGCAACAAAAATATACAACCTACAACGATAGTTTTATCAATATTGAACGAAATAAACAAATAGCAGAAGCGGAAACAAAATACCAGGCTGCACAAAAAGAAAAGTTGATAAACGAACAGCAATTTCAATTAACAAAAAAGAATTATTGGCTGTTAGGTTCGGCGGGAGCAATATTGCTGATCTGCCTATTGGGATATACCAATTACAAGCGATATAAGCTGCGGCAGGAAACAAAGTTGCAGGAAACACTCATTACTCAACAGCAATTATCCACCCAGGCTGTGCTGGAAGCAGAAGAAAACGAAAGGAAAAGAATAGCCAATGAACTGCATGATGGAGTAGGACAGATGATGAGCGCTGCTAAAATGAATTTGTCTGCATTTGAGAGTAATATACAGTTTAAGGACGAAAAGCAAAAGCAGGTGCTCGAGAAGATAATAACATTGGTAGATGACAGTTGTAAAGAAGTAAGAACCGTTAGCCATCAAATGATGCCTAATGCTTTATTGAAAAAAGGACTTTCCAGTGCAATTAGGGAATTTATAGATAAGATAGACAACCAAATATTAAAGATCGATTTGTACAGCGAGGGACTGAATGAACGCATTGATGCCAATACAGAAGCGGTTTTATATCGTGTAGTGCAGGAGTGTGTGAATAACGTGATCAAACATAGCGGCGCAAACCGATTGGATATTTCATTGGTTAAAGATCCTGATGGCATTAGCATAACGGTAGAGGATAATGGAAAGGGGTTTAATACGAATGAATATGAACAGAATGGAGGAATGGGATTGAAAAACATGCGTACAAGAATTGAATATTTAAAAGGTACTATAGAGTTTAATAGTGAACCTGGAAAGGGAATGTTGGTTGCCATTCATGTTCCTGCTTAA